The sequence CGATCTGGCCATTTACTCGTTCGTGGTGTTCCTGCTGCTGATGCTGATTCTCCGCAAGTTCGCTTGGGGACCGATCAGCAAGGCGCTCGACACCCGCGAGCAGCGCGTGGCCGACGATCTGGCGGCGGCGGCGCGGCATCACTCCGAGGCCAAGCAGTTGTTGTCCCAGTACGAGGCCAAGCTGGCCGCGGCCCAGGACGAAGTGCGTCAGACCATCGACGAAGCGCGCCGCAACGCGCAAGCGATGCAAGACGACCTGCTGGCCAAGGCTCGCACCGACGCCAGCAACGAAATGGCCCGAGCCAAGCGCGAGATCGATCTGGCGCGGGACCAGGCGTTGGAGCAACTGGCCCAACTGGGCGCGAACCTGGCGG comes from Planctomycetota bacterium and encodes:
- the atpF gene encoding F0F1 ATP synthase subunit B: MLRFVFALWLTLVSFGLTPSLLAADAPSDHGHGHAHLGDPEHPSARDPLQFKTDLAIYSFVVFLLLMLILRKFAWGPISKALDTREQRVADDLAAAARHHSEAKQLLSQYEAKLAAAQDEVRQTIDEARRNAQAMQDDLLAKARTDASNEMARAKREIDLARDQALEQLAQLGANLAVDLAGKIVRSKLQPADHAALIDEAMKNLAPTAGKH